One Bacillus sp. 1780r2a1 DNA segment encodes these proteins:
- a CDS encoding CvpA family protein, whose amino-acid sequence MLDIILVILLLLGFVTGLKRGLILQIVHLVSFAVAFIVAYIFSADLAPRLRLLIPFPNMQQQSVASFVLDPAFLEDAFYRMIAFAILFFVTRLVLRMVGSVLTALTDLPILRQLNRWGGGALGFVEVYVLVFILLYLGAVLPVNDVQMAIQQSAIATNIVENTPYLSSVIQDLWTEYGMV is encoded by the coding sequence ATGTTAGACATTATTTTAGTTATCCTGCTGCTGTTGGGATTTGTTACTGGATTAAAACGCGGGCTGATACTACAAATTGTTCATCTTGTGAGTTTTGCCGTAGCGTTTATTGTGGCCTATATTTTTAGCGCAGATTTAGCACCTCGACTACGTTTGTTAATTCCGTTTCCAAATATGCAACAGCAAAGCGTTGCTTCATTTGTACTAGATCCTGCGTTTCTTGAAGATGCGTTTTACCGCATGATTGCCTTTGCGATTTTGTTCTTTGTAACCCGTCTTGTTTTACGTATGGTTGGTTCTGTACTAACTGCTTTAACGGACCTTCCAATTTTACGTCAGTTGAATAGATGGGGAGGAGGAGCATTAGGATTTGTAGAGGTTTACGTTCTTGTATTCATTTTACTATATCTTGGAGCTGTTCTTCCTGTAAATGACGTACAAATGGCGATTCAGCAGTCGGCAATTGCTACAAATATTGTAGAAAATACACCTTATCTATCATCTGTTATTCAAGATTTGTGGACAGAATACGGTATGGTATAA